The nucleotide sequence CCCGATGTTCTGCAGCTGGACGGTGGCGCCGCGCCGCTGGTCCAGGTTGATCCCCTCGGTCGCGCGGTCACCGGAGAGGCGCAGCCCTTCGACGTGGACGGTGCCGGTCTGGTCCTTGAGGTAGAGGCCGCGGGCGGCACCCTTCGCCGTCTCCCGCGCCTCGATGTGACCGCCGATCAGGACGACGTCGCGCCCGCCGGTGATCGTCAGGCCGTTCACGGTTCGCAGGACCGTGTCGGGCATGTCGATGAGGTAGTCGCGGTCGTTGTCCAGGCGCAGAGTGCTCTTGCTGGCCGACACGCGAACGGTGATGGGGTTGTCGAGCCGCGGCGGTGCCCAGGTGAGCCGGCCGGTCTGGGTGGGACGTGAGTGGCCGGCCGGCACGACCGGCGCATCGGCGGAAGAAGGCTCCCCGCTCGCCAGCGCGGGGGAGGCGCCCGCGTTGCCGGTCGTCGCCTCGACGGCCGATCCGGCCGTCCCCGCCGGGGCGGGGGAGGAGGGAGCGGCCACGGCGCCCGGAGCCACCTGCGTCCCCGTCCCGCCGGGTTCCCCGGAGGTGCCGGCAGCCCCGGAGGTGCCGGCAGCCCCGGAGGTGCCGGCAGCCCCGGACGTGCCGGCAGCCCCGGACGTGCCGGCGGTGTCGGACGCGCCGGCAGGGGCGGCCGCCGGCGCGGCGGGTGCAGCGGGCTGCGAGGGGGTGCCGCCACCCGGAGCGCCGGGGGAGGCCGCGGGCGCCGGGACGACCGGGGCCACGGAGCCGGCGGGCGCCGGGGCGACGGCGGCCGCGGAGCCGGCGGGCGCCGGCGCAGGGACCGGCGCGGGGGCGGGCGCGGTGGGGTGGACGTTCGTCGAGGCGACGTCCGGGAGCGGGATCTCCGCGGCGTCCAGCCGGGCCGTCCGCTGGGGCTCGATCGTCGTCGGCGCGGCGAGCGCCGCCGCAACGGCGCACACGACCAGCACCGCGGTCATCACGGCGAGGGTGTACAGGCGCCGCACGGCATGCGGACGGGCGGTGGATCGGCTCATGGGTCTGCTCCGGCAGGCGAGGGGAAGTCACGTCCATCCAGATCACAATCTGTGATGGAACAGTCCCGTGCAGTGAAGCCTGTTATCGAACGGGTGACAAGACCGTTGCGGTGAGTTCCGCAACTCCGGTTCGGCCGACGGGGCCTGGACCTGCGAGGACCCGTGGCAGACTGCTGCACGTGGGCGGGACGGGTGTGAATGGAGTGGCGGAAGGTGAGCCGCTCATCTCGGTGCTGCTGCCTACCCACAACCGCCGGGAGTCGGTTCTCGCCTCGATCCGTGCGCTCCTCGCCGAGGATCTCGCCGCCTCCGAGGTCGTCGTCGTCGACGACGGCAGCTCCGACGGGACGTGGGAAGCGCTCCAGGCGCTGGCCGCGGAGGACGCCCGGGTGGTGCCCCTGCGCCAGGACAACGCGGGCAAACGGGCCGCCAACGCGGCGGCGGTCGCGCGGGCCCGCGCGCGCGTGCTCCTCTTCCTGGACGACGACGTGCTGCCCGGCCCTGGCCTGCTGGCCGGGCACGTGGCCGCCCACGAGGCGCGGGACGACCTGGTCGTGGTGGGGTACATGCCGACGGTCGTCCCCTCACCGGCGACCGGGGCGGCGTTCGCGACGATCCTCTACGCGCAGGAGTACGAGGGGCGCTGCGCCCGGTACGAGACGGATGCGTCGGACGTCCTGCAGCACCTGTGGATGGGCAACGTCTCCATGACCCGCGCCGGCTACGAGCGGGCGGGTCTGGGCTCGCTCGGCAGCTTCCGCTTCCGGCACGAGGACCGCGCCATCGGCCTGGCATGCGCGGACGCCGGCCTGACCGGGGTGTTCGACCGCCGTCTGGGAGCCACCCACCAGCACTCCCGGACGATCCGGCAGTTCGTCCGCGACTCCGTGGAGCAGGGCTCCGGACGCGCCGCTCTGGCGCTCGCCCATGAGTCCGTCACGGACGCCGAGCTCGACCAGGTGGCGGCCGGCCTGCCCCGGCCCCTGTCCGCGCTCCTGCGGGCCGCCCGGCGGGAACCGGTCCGGCGACCGCTGACGGCGGTGCTCGTCGGCGCCCTCCGGCTCGCCGTCCGGCTCCGGGACCCGCGCCCCGCGGTGGCCGTGGCGAGGGTGCTGCGCCGCTTCGAGCACCAGCACGGCATGCTCCTGGTGGCGGCGTCGTCCGGGGGTCGCTGACGGGGGAGCGGGTGCTGCCCTGTCCGGGTGAAGGGTCTGGTCGACCGGCGCTCCGCCGCCTAAGGTCGGCCCCGGCTGTCGGAGCCGTGCAACGCCGCAGGTAGTCCGTGCGCTCGGCTACCGTGTACGGGGCGGAGTGCGGCGCTCCGGTCGCTCGGCACGCCTGCAGGGCTGGCGGCAGCCCACTTACGCCGCCGAAGGAGGCCGGTCATCGCTACGAGATCCAACCACCACGTCCTGGGAACCGCGCTGCGCAGATTCGGTCTGGTGGCGCTGGTGATCGGGATCGGTTTCGCGGTCGTCGCCACGACGTGGCTGCAGACGGTCTCGACCTCGTCCTACACCGCGGAAGCGGCCCTGATCGTCCCCCTCGAGCCGCCGCTTCCCGACGACGCGGTCGTGACGGTGCCGGACCCGCGGCCCTCGAGCCCCTACGACGCCGAGCGCACCGCCAGGAACTACGCCGTCCTCCTCACCCAGGACCGGCAGTTCCTGGAGGCCCTCAGCGCGCAGACCGGGATCCCGGTGGACGAGCTGGTGGAGAACAGCGACGCGGTGAATCTCCCGAGCAGCGCGGTGGTCCGGGTGACCTACACCTCGTCCGACGAGCTCGAGGTCCGCTCCTACTTCGACGCGCTGGCCGACGTGCTCGTCGCACCGGTCAGCCCGAGCCCCAACCTGCCCGCCGGGACCCTGCTGCCGCTGCGGCTCCCCGAGACGATCGAGGAGCAGCCCGGCCTCTCGCCGGCTGCCCCGTACATCGGTGCCGCGGCCGGCCTCCTGCTGGGCCTCGCCACGGCGGTGCTGCTCGAGCGGCTGCTCACCCAGGTGCGGTCGGCCGCGGACATCCGGGCTCTGGTTCCGTGGCCGGTCCTCACCCTGCCCAGGAACGTCTCGCCCGAGCGCTACGAGACCATCGTGCTGCGCGTGCTGGAGAGCGCCCTGTCCGTCGGCGTGGTGGGCATCGTCACCGCGGGCGGAGGCTCGGCCGACGCCTCCGCGCGGTTCGCCGGCCACCTGCGGGAAGCCGAAGCGCGCCTGCGGCAGTCCGGCCGGCTGAACCCCCAGGACGCCCCGGTGTCCTGGCAGCCGCTGGGGCGGATCCCGGACGACGGCAGCAGCGAGCGTGCCCTGCAGGACGCCGACGCGGTCGTCCTCGCGCTGCCGCGGCGCCCGCTGCTGCGGCCGGTGACTCTCGCGATCCAGCGGCTGGAGACGCTCGCCGTCGGTCCGGCCCTCGTCGTCCTGGGCGTGGCCGAGGGGCGCCGCCTCCGGTCGCTCTCGTCGCAGGCGGGGCAGGAAGAGCCGCCGCCGGTCGTCGCGGATGCCGAGGAGCGCGAGACCCAGGCGCAGCTGAGGTGACGACCGCCCCCGGGGCCGAGCGCACTGCGAATCCGGCCGAGCTCCGGGGCGAGAGCCGGCTTCCCGCGCCGGTGATCACCGCCGCCGTGCTGCTGGGCCTCGCGGCCCTCGCGTTCATCGTGGGAGCGTCCGCGGCCACCAAGCCGTTCGCTCCCCTCGCGCTGACCGGCGGTCTGCTGCTCGGGGTGGCCATCTGGTGGCGGCCGTTGGTGGGTGTCGTCGTCGTCGCCGCGATCTCTCCGGCTTTGGCGGGTCTGTCGCGGGGCATCGGCCTGCCAGGGCTGAAGCTGTCCGAACTGCTGGTGATCGTGGCGGCGGCCGCGCTCTTCATCCGCCGGCCGCCACGGTGGCGCCGGACGACCGGGGTCGACTACGCGCTCGCCGCCTTCGCGATCACCTCGGTGGGGTTCGGCCTCTACCACATCACCGTGGGCAACATCCCCCTCCTCGAGGGGAGGAACCTGGGTGACGCCTTCCTCGTCACCGTGCAGCCGACGTTCCTGTTCCTCGCCTGGTGGGCGGCATCCCGCGGTGTGCAGCAGCGGTCCGACGTGTTCGCGGTGTTGCGCTGGGTCCTCTACGTGAGCCTGGTGCCCGCCGTCCTCGGCATCATGCAGTACTTCGACATCCCCGGGATCCGCGACTTCCTCATCGTCCTCACCGGCAACGCCGGGCTGGTGGGCGAATCGGCCGGCGCAGGGGCCGCGGTACCCGAGAGCTTCCGGGTCACCGGCCCCTTCCCGATCTGGCACTCGTTCGGCGGCTACCTGCTGCTCCCCATGGTGACCGCCACGGTGATGCTCCTGCGCGGCGACCGCACCGCTCTCCCGACCAGCCATCTGCTCGTCGTCCTGCTGATCGACGCGGCGGCGCTCGTCCTCGCGGTGACGGTGACCCTCCTGCTGTGGCTGCCGATCGCCGTCATCGTCGCCGCGCTGTTCGCGCGCCGGCTGATCTCCGCGGTCGTCGTCCTCGCCGTCCTGGCGACGATGGCGCTGCTCCTCTTCCCCGAGGCGATCGCCGACCGTGCCGAGCAGCAGACCTCGGAGTCCGCGGTGACGGCAGGGCTGGGAGGGCCGGACATCGGCTTCCTGCAGACCCTGCAGTACCGCTTCCTGGTCTGGGAGCGCGACTACCTCCCCGTGGTCGCCAGTGCGGCTCCGGTGGGCCTGGGTACCGAACGGGTCCCGGGTGCCCTCTTCGACGCCACGGAGAACCAGAACCTGTCCTACCTCCTGCGCGGCGGGATCGGACTGGTCGTCGCAGCGTGGGTGGCGATGGGGGCGATCGCCGTGCGCGCCCTGCGCCACGGGCTCGCGCGGACGAACGTCGCCCGGTCAGGAGCCCTCGCGATCGTCGGGGTCATGTCCTTCCTGCCCGCGGCGGCCCAGGTCTGGCCCTACGTGAGCAACGCCGGCCTGTCCTACGCGCTGGTGCCGATCGCCGGCGCCGTGCTGGCGATCGAGCCACGACGTGCCCGTACCGACCGGTGGGGGGACGCCGAGCCCGATGTGGACGCGTCCCTCGTCCGACCCGGGGTTCCCGCCGCGCAGGCCTGACCCGGCCCGCGTCCGGGGCAGGTCACCCGGCCGGACGGGCGGACCGGCCTTCATTCGCGTCGCCTCCGACGCCGCGCCGCGGCCCCCGGGCGATCGCCTGACGGAGCGCCGCGAGCTGCGACTGCCAGCGGGCCTGCTGGGTGGCGTGGGCGCGGTCGAGCGGTTCGGGGTCGCCCGCCGTCGACAGCGCCCGGCGCAGCGCGTCGGCGACCGCGTCAGCGGTGTTGCTGGTGTGCACGGCGGCGGGGAAGACCTCCCGGAGCACCGGGGTGTCCGACACCACCAGGGCGCGGCGGGCGTAGACCGCTTCGTAGCCGGCGCGCACGACCGACGTCGGCTCCGTGGTCAGGACGAGGAGCACGTCCGCCTCCTCGACCGCCCGGCGGTAGTCCGCGGGACCGAGGAACCCGGTCAGGACGACGTTGGACGGGAGGGACGCCTGCAGGGGCGCCGGGCAGCGTGCAGGGTCCCCGGTGACGTGCACCTCCACGTCGGGGAGCCGGCGGGCGGCGTCCATCACCACGTCGACCGGTTCATCGGATCCGAAGACGCCGACGAAGAGGACCCGCGGGCGCCGCCCGCCGGGATCCGGCCGGCTCGAGACGGTCCACGCCGGCGGGGCCTCGTGGACGACGATGCCGCGGGCGCCCCAGCCCTCGACCACCCGCACCCAGTGCTCGGTGGTCACCATGACGGCGGCGGCGCGGCGTGCCATCGCGCGGTGCACCGGGAGCAGGCGCTGCGACATCGCGTGGTCCTTGGCCCCGAATGACGTCGGGTGGCTGTCGAGCACGACCGGACGCCCGGTGAGCTGGCCGTACACCGTGCTGATCAGGCCCGGCACGACCGGCGGGTTGGTGACGAGGACGGCTCGGGGGCGCCGGACCACCAGGTGCGCCGCGGTCGCCAGCGCGGAGAGGGCGTAGCGCCCGAGGTTGCGGGCCACGCCGGAGGTGAGGCCGGGGTAGTAGACGTGGACGGCCTCGCCACCGAGCGCGGCGGCCATCTCCTCGGCGCGACCGGCGTGCCGCTGCCACGTCACGACGGAGACCGCCGGCCTCCGATCACCCGCGCGGTTGCGCATCGTCCGTCCTCTCGTCGAGGGGGTGCTGCCCCGTCTCCGGCAGGGAGCGCTCCTCCTGCCGGTGCAGTTCCCGCACGACCCCGGAGGGCTCCACCACCAGGCGGCGGGCGGCGAGCGCCAGGAGGGGGCCGTCGACGACGAGGTCGTCGGTGATCGCGCAGTCCAGGGGCGAGCCGAGGACAGCCTGAAGGCGCTCGGCCTTCGCCGCGTGGACGTTCTCGACGTACCCACGGCCGTCGACGAACTCGCTGCCCTGGACCGTCGTGAAGCCCGACAGCTCGCCGAAGAGATCGGCGTACAGCGCCGGGGCGGACGTCGCCAGGACCGTGGGCCCGCGCCACTCCGCCACGAGGCGGGCCACCTCCGGGTTCAGATCCGCGGCGTGGACACGGGACACCCAGGCGTCGATGTCGGCCGGGTGCAACCGCTCACCGACCCGGTGCACGGTCGCCTTCAGCCGCTCGTGCGGTCCGCGGAAGACCTTGCGCGCGACCAAGGCCGACACCAGCCGGGCCGCGGACACGAGCCGCCCCCGGACCACCGACCGGCGCAGGGCCATCCGGACGAAGGAGGGGAAGGTGTTCGACCGCAGCAGCGTGCCGTCCAGGTCGACGGCGAGGACGGGCCGCTCAAGCCGGTGGGGTGGCATCCAGGCTCCAGGGCATGCGGAGGAGGGTCCGGTCGAACAGGCAGTGGTCGGCTCGGACCGGAGGATTGCTCCAGGTCGAGGCGAGGACCGCGGTGCGGACCTCGGCGTCGGGCGCGGTCGCCCGGACTGCGCGGGTGACGCCCGACAGGGTGCGACCGGAGTCGATGGTGTCGTCCACGACGAGGATGCGGCGGGCAGGCGCTGCGGCAGCGCGCAGTTCGTCGGCCTGAGCCGCCGTGAAGTCGACGACGGCGTCCTCGGCCGGCGTGCGACGCAGTCCGTGCTCCCGGAACTCGACCTCCACCCAGCGCAGGATGTCGGCGATCCCCCGGGGGAGCCGGGCCACCAGCGCACCGAGGCGGACCTTCTCCTTCACCCGTGTCGCCGGTCTCTGTGCTCTGACCGCGACGTAGGCCGGGTGACCCAGGCGTGCGAGCATCGCCTCGGCGACGTACGCACCACCGGTCTGGACGCCGACGACGAGATCTGGTCGGAAGGGGTGGACCTCGCCCGCTAGTGCCTCGCACAACCGGCGGAAGTCGTCGGCGTACACGTCGCGGCGGTCTGGGCGTCGCGGCATACCCGGAGAGTAACCATCCCGTCCGAAGGGTGCAGTGATCAAAGTCATGGCCGGAAGACGCGTCCACCTGATCGCGAGTCTCGGCGGTCACCTGGAACTGCTGCATGCGCTCGCCCCCGCGCTGGCCGACCACGACCGGACGTGGACGACCAGCGAGGGCTCGCGGGCCGAGGAACTCCGCCGTTCGGGTGAAACCGTGCGGACGCTGCCTCGCCTGGACCGCGGCAGCGTGCGCATCGCGTCGTTCCTCGCCGGCATCCGGTTGGCGGTGCGCGAGCGGCCGGAACTGGTCATCAGCTCCGGGGCGGGGCTGACCGTGCCCTTCGCCATCACCGCCCGGCTGCTCGGCGCCCGGCTGATCTTCGTCGAGACGATGGCCCGCGTGACGAGCGGCAGCCTGAGCGGGCGCATCCTCTCCCGGCTCGGGGCCGACATGGTCGTGCAGTGGCCCGAGCTGCGACAGGTCTACCCCCGTGCCGCGGTCTGCCGGCCCACGCTGCTCGAGTCCGTCGGTGAGTCACCGGCACCCGACGGGCGGGGGACCTTCGTCACGGTGGGCTCCCACGACGTCCCCTTCGACCGCCTCCTGGAATGGGTGGACGACGCAGCCGACAGGGGCTTGCTGCCGGAGCCCATCACCGTTCAGCAGGGCGTCTCGACCCGGGTCCCGCGACACGGTCGCGCGACGCCGTTCGTCAGCCCGGGTGAGTTCGTCGCCGCGGTACGGGACGCTCGCGTCGTCGTCACCCATGCCGGCGCCGGAGCCATCGCCACGGCGCTGCGGGCCGGGCGGACGCCGTTGGTCATGGCGCGGGAGGCGGCCCGTGGCGAGCACGTCGACGACCACCAGAAGCAGCTGGTGACCAGGCTGGACCAGATGGGCCTCGTGGTGCTCGTCGACGGGCCGCTCACCCCGGAACAGCGCGACCGCGCGTGCCGGCCGGCGACGCTCGATCCGGCGTCCTCCGACGCCTGGCCCAGCGTGACCGAGGTGCTGGCCGACCTGTTGCGGTGACCGCGTCCAGAGCGCCGGTCAGCGGTCCACTCCGTCGTGGAGAAGCCGCCTGCGCGGTCGTGTCGACTCACGGACGGGTCAAACGTCCGGATGCTGAGTGAGATCTCACAACGATGCGTGACGACGACGCACCGCATCCCTGCGCGGACTCTGTGTCCGGGCACGCCCGACGCGCAGGCGCTCCCGTGGGCAGGCAGGTAGTCCGTCGTCACGGCCCGTCATGCAGCGTGGGCAACGCCTCACCAGCGCGTTCCCGACCGGGTGGCAGTTCCCGCCCACCCCGACGACCGTAGGGATCGATCGCACTGGCGCGGTCCGTCGCGGGACAACCGCGGCGCCGCCGGCTGGTACGTCACCTACCTGGATCGATCTCGCAACGCTGCGGCGGGCGGTGACTCGTGCCCGCCCCTGCTCCGAGTGAGGACGTCCATGCCCCCGCTGCTCCGTCGGCGTGCCCGGGAGAGTTCCCGGCGACCGGACCGAGCGTTCGTCGTCACGGGCAACGCCGTCGCCGACCCCGGCGGGCCGGCGGCCGCACCAGTTCCGGAGCCCCGGCCGGGCAGGTCCGGCGTGGACACGACGGTCATCGTCCCCACGTACAACGAAGGCGCGAACGCCGCCGCCCTGGTCGGCCGCCTCGCCGCCGCGCTGCACGGGCGGAGCGCCGAGATCCTGTTCGTCGACGACAGCACCGACGACACCCCCGAGGAGATCGCGCGCGTCGCCGCGCACGCCGGCCTGCCGGTGCGGCTGATCCACCGGGGCGCCGGGGAGCGGGTCGGCGGCCTGTCCGGTGCGGTCACCGCGGGGATCTCCGCCTCTCGCGGTGACTTCGTCGTCGTCATGGACGGCGACCTGCAGCACCCGCCGGAGATGGTGCCCGAGCTCCGCGACGCCGCCGAGGGGGTGGACCTCGCCGTCGCGTCCCGCTACCGAGGGGGTGGGGACGCCTCCGGACTGAGCAACGTCTACCGCCGCGTGATCTCCAGCGGGAGCACGGCCGTCGCCCGGGCGTGCTTCCCGCGCCGGGTCGGCCGGGTGTGCACCGACCCGATGACCGGCTTCTTCTGCCTCCGCCGCGCGGCGGTCGACCCGTCGGCGCTCCGCCCGCGCGGCTTCAAGATCCTGCTCGAGATCCTCGCCCGGCACGACCTGCGGGTGCGGGAACTCCCGTTCACCTTCGGCGAGCGTGCGGCAGGGGAGAGCAAGGCGTCCTGGCGCAACGGGTTCCGCTTCCTCCGTCAGGTGCTGAGCCTGCGGCTGGGCCGGGTGAGCCGGTTCGCGGTGGTCGGGGCCCTCGGCACGGTCGTCAACCTCGCCGTCATGGCCCTGCTGATCAGCGGGCCGCTGCCGGTGAACTACGTCGTGGCGGCCGTCATCGCCGCCGAGGTCTCGATCCTGCACAACTTCCTGCTGCAGGAGCGGTTCGTCTTCCGCGACATGAGCGCCGGCGCCCACGGCCGTGCGCGCCGGCTGGCCCAGCACCTGGTGTTCAACAACGCCGAGGCCCTGGTCCGGCTGCCCTTCCTCGTCCTCCTGGTGGAGATCGTGCACCTCTGGCCGATCCTGGCCCAGGCGCTGACCCTCGCCCTCGCCTTCCTCATCCGGTTCCGCTTCATGTCGCGCGTGGTGTACCGCCCGCGTCGGCAGCAGCCCGCCCCGGCACCCCTCCGAGAGACCGTGGAGGTCTGACCATGGCGATCCTCTCCGGGCTTCTCGTCCTCGTCGCGCTCACCCTGCTCGTCATCTCCGGCACCACGCTGTGGTGGCAGATGCACGCCTGGATGTCCCCGGGCTCCTTCGAGTCCGTCGGCTTCCGGGTGCCCGGGAAGGCGAAGTACTCCTTCAGCCTGATCGTGCCCTGCCGCGAGGAGAGCGAGGAGGTGATGACGTCGACCGTCGAGCGGCTGCTGGCGCAGGACCACCCCGACTTCGAGATCATCTTCTCGGTCGGGCACGACGACGCGAAGCCGATGAGCAACGGCCTGAACACTGTCCAGATCGCCGAGAAGCTGGCCCGGCGGTGGCCGACCCGCGTCCGCGTCTCGATCAACTACGACACGGTCAAGAACAAGCCGCGGCAGCTGAACACCTCGCTGCTGGACTGCACCAAGGACGTCGTCGGCATCATCGACGCGGAGTCGCTCACCCAGCCGGGCCTGCTCCGGCACGTCGACGCGACCTTCCTGGAGACCGACGCGGACGTCGTCCAGGGTGCGGTCCACCTCATGAACTACCGCGATTCCTGGTTCAGCCTCCGCAACTGCATGGAGTACCGGATCTGGTTCCGCTCCCGGCTGCACGGCCACGCGCTCTCCGGCTTCATCCCGCTGGGCGGCAACACCGTCTTCGTGAAGCGGGAGCTGATCGAGCAGGTCGGCGGCTGGGACGGCGACTGCCTCGCGGAGGACTGCGAGATCGGCGTCCGGCTCTCCTGCCTGGGCAAGAAGATCGTCGTCGGCTACGACCCCGCGCTGGCCACCCAGGAGGAGACGCCGGAGCGCATCCCGCAGCTGATCAAGCAGCGGACCCGCTGGGCACTGGGCTTCATGCAGGTGCTGGCCAAGGGCGAGTGGAAGAAGCTCCCGACGCGCTCGCAGCGGTTCCACGCCTGGTGGACGCTCGTCCAGCAGCACGCGGTGGCCTTCTCCGGCGTCGTCCTGCCGCTGGCCATCCTCACCGGGTTCATCGCCAGCGTGCCGCCGCTGGTCGTGCTGATCACCCTCCTGCCGCTCGCGCCGACGATCACCATGCTGGGCTTCGAGATGCTGATCCTGCGCGAGTGGAGCCAGGAGATGGGGCTCGACGCCCGGTTCCGCGACTACGTCCGCCTCGTCGTCTCGCTGCCCTTCTACCAGCTGCTGCTGGCCGTCGCGGTCCTCCGGGCGATCTGGAAGTACGTCACCGGCGACTTCGCCTGGGAGAAGACCGCCCACGCGGGTTCGCACATCACCCCGCAGCTGTCCGTCGTCCGGAACGAGGAGCACGCCGCGTGACCACCGTCCTCGAACGCACCGACGTCGTCGAGCCCGACCGGGTGTCGGCACCGCGCCGCCCGCGCGGCGCGCTGGGTCGCCGCTCCGAACGCCTGATGCTCGGCGTCGGGCTCCTGGTCGTGGGGGTGGCGCACTCGCTCAACCTGGCCGGCTGGCCCCGGTACTGGGACGACGAGGGCACGTACTACTCCCAGGCCTGGTCGGTCGGGAACCTCGGCGCCCTGTCGCCTTACACCTACTGGTACGACCACCCGCCGGCCGGCTGGCTGCAGATGGCGCTGTTCACCTGGCTGCCCGACGCGATACTGGACGGCGCCAACTCCTCGGTGCTCGCCGGCCGGGTCGTCATGGTCGGCTACACGCTGGCGTCGGCGCTGCTCACCTACCTGCTGGCCAGGCGCGTCGGCATGGCCCGCGGCTGGGCGCTGGCCGCGATGCTCCTCTGGGCGGTCAACCCGCTGGTCATCTACGAGGGCCGCCAGGTGTTCCTGGACAACGTCGCCCTGCCGTGGCTGATCGGCGCCTTCCTGCTGGTCCTGAGCAGGAACCGGCACCTGGGCCACTACATGGCCGCCGGGCTCTGCTTCGGCGTCGCGGTGCTGAGCAAGGAGACCACCCTGGTCTTCCTTCCTGCCCTGCTCGTGGCGCTCTGGCAGTCGGCGTACCGCCCGACGCGGCCGTTCGCGGTCATGGGGTTCTCCGCCATCGCGGTGATCTCCGGCTCGATGTACCTGCTGTTCGCGCTGATCCGCAGCGAGCTCTTCCCGGGCCCGGACCACGTCTCGGTCTGGGACGCGCTGGTCTTCCAGCTCGCAGGCCGGGAAGGCTCCGGCTGGCTGCTTGACCCGAACGGCCCGAGCGACGGCGCCTACGACTCCTTCACCGGCTGGCTCCAACTGGACAGCGGGGTGCTGGTGGTCGGCGGCGTCGCGGCGTCGGTGGCCGCGCTCTTCGTCCGCCG is from Blastococcus sp. HT6-4 and encodes:
- a CDS encoding glycosyltransferase, encoding MIKVMAGRRVHLIASLGGHLELLHALAPALADHDRTWTTSEGSRAEELRRSGETVRTLPRLDRGSVRIASFLAGIRLAVRERPELVISSGAGLTVPFAITARLLGARLIFVETMARVTSGSLSGRILSRLGADMVVQWPELRQVYPRAAVCRPTLLESVGESPAPDGRGTFVTVGSHDVPFDRLLEWVDDAADRGLLPEPITVQQGVSTRVPRHGRATPFVSPGEFVAAVRDARVVVTHAGAGAIATALRAGRTPLVMAREAARGEHVDDHQKQLVTRLDQMGLVVLVDGPLTPEQRDRACRPATLDPASSDAWPSVTEVLADLLR
- a CDS encoding glycosyltransferase, producing MRNRAGDRRPAVSVVTWQRHAGRAEEMAAALGGEAVHVYYPGLTSGVARNLGRYALSALATAAHLVVRRPRAVLVTNPPVVPGLISTVYGQLTGRPVVLDSHPTSFGAKDHAMSQRLLPVHRAMARRAAAVMVTTEHWVRVVEGWGARGIVVHEAPPAWTVSSRPDPGGRRPRVLFVGVFGSDEPVDVVMDAARRLPDVEVHVTGDPARCPAPLQASLPSNVVLTGFLGPADYRRAVEEADVLLVLTTEPTSVVRAGYEAVYARRALVVSDTPVLREVFPAAVHTSNTADAVADALRRALSTAGDPEPLDRAHATQQARWQSQLAALRQAIARGPRRGVGGDANEGRSARPAG
- a CDS encoding glycosyltransferase family 39 protein; the protein is MTTVLERTDVVEPDRVSAPRRPRGALGRRSERLMLGVGLLVVGVAHSLNLAGWPRYWDDEGTYYSQAWSVGNLGALSPYTYWYDHPPAGWLQMALFTWLPDAILDGANSSVLAGRVVMVGYTLASALLTYLLARRVGMARGWALAAMLLWAVNPLVIYEGRQVFLDNVALPWLIGAFLLVLSRNRHLGHYMAAGLCFGVAVLSKETTLVFLPALLVALWQSAYRPTRPFAVMGFSAIAVISGSMYLLFALIRSELFPGPDHVSVWDALVFQLAGREGSGWLLDPNGPSDGAYDSFTGWLQLDSGVLVVGGVAASVAALFVRRLRPLAIGVLVAALVALRPAGYLPQMYVVAVLPFAALVLVGLLDVSWKSLMRARALPVRAVSGAALLLVLATAAVPLADWRYNYAAAWTADTNDVRAEAMEFAENTLPRESTVVTDNAFWNDLVDAGWDAEDVVWFYKVDSDGAVTDQLGGDYTGIDYLVWSAAAAKNAGPIVLDAYEHSELLWSSGTGEAEVEVRRIRSLAEQAEIEAAEAEAERQRLEAFLAAPSAEYPDLTNGQIEGILVDRATMSVPEMARKYVTTEETITAILAAED
- a CDS encoding glycosyltransferase family 2 protein, encoding MDTTVIVPTYNEGANAAALVGRLAAALHGRSAEILFVDDSTDDTPEEIARVAAHAGLPVRLIHRGAGERVGGLSGAVTAGISASRGDFVVVMDGDLQHPPEMVPELRDAAEGVDLAVASRYRGGGDASGLSNVYRRVISSGSTAVARACFPRRVGRVCTDPMTGFFCLRRAAVDPSALRPRGFKILLEILARHDLRVRELPFTFGERAAGESKASWRNGFRFLRQVLSLRLGRVSRFAVVGALGTVVNLAVMALLISGPLPVNYVVAAVIAAEVSILHNFLLQERFVFRDMSAGAHGRARRLAQHLVFNNAEALVRLPFLVLLVEIVHLWPILAQALTLALAFLIRFRFMSRVVYRPRRQQPAPAPLRETVEV
- a CDS encoding glycosyltransferase family 2 protein; translated protein: MAILSGLLVLVALTLLVISGTTLWWQMHAWMSPGSFESVGFRVPGKAKYSFSLIVPCREESEEVMTSTVERLLAQDHPDFEIIFSVGHDDAKPMSNGLNTVQIAEKLARRWPTRVRVSINYDTVKNKPRQLNTSLLDCTKDVVGIIDAESLTQPGLLRHVDATFLETDADVVQGAVHLMNYRDSWFSLRNCMEYRIWFRSRLHGHALSGFIPLGGNTVFVKRELIEQVGGWDGDCLAEDCEIGVRLSCLGKKIVVGYDPALATQEETPERIPQLIKQRTRWALGFMQVLAKGEWKKLPTRSQRFHAWWTLVQQHAVAFSGVVLPLAILTGFIASVPPLVVLITLLPLAPTITMLGFEMLILREWSQEMGLDARFRDYVRLVVSLPFYQLLLAVAVLRAIWKYVTGDFAWEKTAHAGSHITPQLSVVRNEEHAA
- a CDS encoding glycosyltransferase family A protein, with product MLLPTHNRRESVLASIRALLAEDLAASEVVVVDDGSSDGTWEALQALAAEDARVVPLRQDNAGKRAANAAAVARARARVLLFLDDDVLPGPGLLAGHVAAHEARDDLVVVGYMPTVVPSPATGAAFATILYAQEYEGRCARYETDASDVLQHLWMGNVSMTRAGYERAGLGSLGSFRFRHEDRAIGLACADAGLTGVFDRRLGATHQHSRTIRQFVRDSVEQGSGRAALALAHESVTDAELDQVAAGLPRPLSALLRAARREPVRRPLTAVLVGALRLAVRLRDPRPAVAVARVLRRFEHQHGMLLVAASSGGR
- a CDS encoding phosphoribosyltransferase family protein, with the protein product MPRRPDRRDVYADDFRRLCEALAGEVHPFRPDLVVGVQTGGAYVAEAMLARLGHPAYVAVRAQRPATRVKEKVRLGALVARLPRGIADILRWVEVEFREHGLRRTPAEDAVVDFTAAQADELRAAAAPARRILVVDDTIDSGRTLSGVTRAVRATAPDAEVRTAVLASTWSNPPVRADHCLFDRTLLRMPWSLDATPPA
- a CDS encoding HAD family hydrolase — its product is MPPHRLERPVLAVDLDGTLLRSNTFPSFVRMALRRSVVRGRLVSAARLVSALVARKVFRGPHERLKATVHRVGERLHPADIDAWVSRVHAADLNPEVARLVAEWRGPTVLATSAPALYADLFGELSGFTTVQGSEFVDGRGYVENVHAAKAERLQAVLGSPLDCAITDDLVVDGPLLALAARRLVVEPSGVVRELHRQEERSLPETGQHPLDERTDDAQPRG